In the Chroococcidiopsis sp. SAG 2025 genome, one interval contains:
- a CDS encoding FHA domain-containing protein: MQIKIFNSRKLNETQEVNLFLTTNNFQKECSIGRSPSASLVLDSADVSRLHGKFLQQGGNYYFIDIGSRNGSIINGKLAEINQKYLLKPGDILRIGAFVLILEEVDVIRQDLAETVFSHTHAVVISDRQNLQEQFPIDEIQLDENGSNAGEATVIQLPSIVVPEATEIPLSDRPTHIEVFEPAAVADIPPSDRPTHIELDEVEPILELDPWQDLESEPKIERVSNPKSAVVKKDTTINAASTFVSGKYIALMAHDRQRSELAQFVAQIKNSSLNT; the protein is encoded by the coding sequence ATGCAAATTAAAATTTTTAATTCTCGCAAGCTAAATGAAACGCAAGAAGTTAATCTCTTCCTAACAACAAACAATTTCCAAAAAGAGTGTTCAATTGGTCGCTCTCCTTCTGCAAGTTTAGTTTTAGATAGTGCTGATGTTAGCCGTTTACATGGAAAATTTCTTCAGCAAGGTGGCAATTATTACTTTATTGATATTGGAAGTAGAAACGGCTCAATAATAAATGGCAAATTAGCTGAAATTAATCAAAAATATCTCCTTAAACCTGGAGATATATTACGGATTGGCGCATTCGTACTGATTTTGGAAGAAGTAGATGTAATTCGGCAGGACTTAGCCGAGACAGTTTTTAGTCACACACATGCTGTAGTAATTTCCGATCGCCAGAACTTACAAGAGCAATTTCCGATTGACGAGATTCAACTTGATGAGAATGGCAGTAATGCAGGAGAAGCAACTGTAATTCAACTACCGTCTATCGTCGTCCCTGAAGCCACAGAAATTCCTCTGAGCGATCGCCCCACCCACATTGAAGTTTTTGAACCAGCAGCAGTTGCAGACATTCCTCCGAGCGATCGCCCGACTCATATCGAATTAGATGAAGTCGAGCCAATTCTGGAATTAGATCCGTGGCAGGATCTTGAATCAGAACCAAAAATCGAGCGTGTCTCAAATCCAAAGTCAGCAGTGGTAAAAAAAGATACTACCATCAATGCAGCGTCAACTTTTGTCTCTGGGAAATATATTGCGCTAATGGCACACGATCGCCAGAGATCGGAGTTAGCACAGTTTGTCGCTCAGATCAAGAATTCTTCTCTCAACACTTGA
- a CDS encoding polysaccharide biosynthesis protein, whose amino-acid sequence MKIIVEQVSKALLGIRNRHFIILDTIVFSIAPVLVLSLRLDEFNIVETINTHGLQLAIVSTLFIIVKLSILYSFGFYRRCWRYASIDELTQIVMLTLAAIVIETIIVYTFNKWSNFSAFLPRSLALLDGMLSLIFVGGLRFSIRMVERANYRQAQPKSSERLLIVGAGNAGVTIAQQMQQNPHFNLYPVAFIDDDPAKFQLRIRNLPVVGDRHQIPKIVRSLRVDRVAIAMPSAPGEVIREILDICQSSGVRTSTLPSVSEIVNGFNGRVAIESIREIKIEDLLRREPIQTDGQKVSQLLTGKKVLITGAGGSIGSELCRQVFRCRPAEIMLVGHGENSVFYIQQELERVMELLRQDGAMQGYMPRLRAFIADIRFPSRLEYAFDQFRPDIVFHAAAHKHVPLMEVNSPEAITNNVLGTKNLLDLALRYDVNQFVMISTDKAVNPTNIMGASKRTAEMLVLQAAQKSGKPYVVVRFGNVLGSRGSVVPTFKQQIAKGGPITVTHPDIRRYFMTIPEAVQLVLQAAVVGCGGAILMLDMGQPVKIVDLAKDLIRLSGLQVNKDIKIQFTGLRPGEKLFEELFIPGEQYEKTEHEKILIVKNASNFTPKTLNSLVEALCDAARQNDAPAIAFLLQQLVPEYKPQNSPIPKQLPASQEKLLDELIVPRSKRQHILDTPIAALDRQSKIQLQEIEQAFEQGEFEIHYQPIVVLQTNRIVGFEALLRWQHPTQGIVSPTDFISALEATDAISTIGWWSLRQACQQLRLWQECYPKIPLTVSVNLSSSQFAHPNLVAQLGLVLEQTGLNPRNLRLEIPESAILSDIEFANQRVIELKALNVELQIDNLGIGYSFLSLLQRLPNRMCYEKFDRLSVDRSLVNQIDTDEESLEILRTIVAISRNLGVETTVTGVETAAQLAQLNALECQYGQGYFFAKPINKDAASTLINSQLQPL is encoded by the coding sequence ATGAAAATCATAGTAGAACAAGTATCCAAAGCTTTATTGGGAATCAGAAATCGACATTTTATTATTCTCGATACAATCGTATTTTCGATCGCGCCAGTTCTAGTACTAAGCCTACGGTTGGACGAATTTAACATTGTTGAAACCATCAACACTCATGGGCTTCAGTTAGCGATCGTTTCTACCCTATTTATCATCGTAAAACTGAGCATCTTATATAGTTTTGGTTTTTATCGACGGTGTTGGCGCTACGCTAGTATTGACGAGCTGACGCAAATCGTCATGCTGACATTGGCAGCAATTGTTATTGAAACAATAATTGTCTACACCTTCAATAAATGGTCTAATTTTTCCGCGTTCTTGCCGCGATCGCTAGCATTGCTGGACGGAATGCTCAGTTTGATATTCGTAGGTGGACTGCGCTTTAGCATTCGAATGGTCGAAAGAGCAAACTACAGGCAGGCTCAACCTAAAAGTAGCGAACGCTTGCTAATTGTTGGTGCAGGTAATGCAGGCGTAACAATTGCCCAACAGATGCAGCAGAACCCACACTTCAATCTTTACCCCGTCGCCTTTATTGATGACGATCCGGCGAAATTTCAATTAAGAATTCGCAATTTACCTGTAGTTGGCGATCGCCATCAGATCCCGAAAATTGTCCGATCCTTGCGCGTCGATCGCGTCGCGATCGCCATGCCGAGCGCCCCTGGCGAAGTCATTCGCGAGATCTTAGATATCTGCCAATCGAGCGGCGTGCGTACCAGCACTTTACCCAGCGTCAGCGAGATCGTCAACGGTTTCAACGGTCGCGTGGCGATCGAAAGCATTCGCGAAATCAAAATTGAAGACTTATTGCGTCGGGAACCAATTCAAACAGACGGGCAAAAAGTCTCGCAGTTATTAACAGGTAAAAAAGTACTTATAACCGGCGCAGGTGGGTCAATTGGTAGCGAACTCTGCCGTCAAGTCTTTCGCTGTCGTCCCGCAGAAATCATGCTGGTAGGACACGGCGAAAATTCGGTCTTTTACATCCAACAAGAATTAGAACGAGTAATGGAATTGCTGCGGCAAGACGGCGCGATGCAGGGATACATGCCACGCCTGCGCGCTTTTATCGCCGATATTCGCTTTCCATCGCGCTTAGAGTATGCTTTTGACCAATTTCGCCCAGATATCGTTTTCCATGCTGCCGCGCATAAGCACGTACCCCTGATGGAGGTGAACTCACCAGAAGCGATTACCAACAACGTCTTGGGAACGAAAAACTTGCTCGATCTTGCCCTGCGATACGATGTCAACCAATTCGTCATGATTTCTACGGATAAGGCAGTCAACCCAACTAATATTATGGGAGCCAGCAAGCGGACTGCCGAAATGCTCGTTCTGCAAGCAGCGCAAAAGAGCGGCAAACCTTATGTCGTCGTCCGGTTTGGTAACGTGCTGGGTAGCAGAGGTAGTGTCGTTCCTACCTTCAAGCAACAAATTGCTAAAGGGGGACCGATTACCGTTACTCATCCCGATATTCGACGCTATTTCATGACAATTCCCGAAGCCGTGCAATTAGTATTGCAAGCAGCGGTTGTTGGCTGTGGCGGAGCCATATTGATGCTAGACATGGGACAGCCAGTGAAGATTGTGGATCTAGCGAAAGATTTGATTCGGCTGTCTGGATTGCAGGTAAATAAGGATATTAAAATTCAGTTTACGGGGTTGCGACCAGGAGAAAAGCTATTTGAAGAACTGTTCATCCCTGGCGAACAGTACGAAAAGACAGAACACGAAAAAATTCTGATTGTCAAAAATGCCAGTAACTTTACGCCAAAAACTTTAAATTCTTTGGTAGAAGCACTGTGCGATGCCGCACGGCAAAATGATGCTCCGGCGATCGCCTTCTTATTACAACAGCTCGTACCTGAATATAAGCCACAAAACTCTCCAATTCCCAAACAATTACCTGCAAGCCAAGAAAAACTGCTGGATGAACTTATCGTTCCAAGATCGAAGCGGCAACATATTCTAGATACACCTATTGCTGCACTCGATCGCCAGTCCAAAATTCAGCTACAGGAAATTGAGCAAGCATTCGAGCAGGGTGAATTTGAGATTCACTACCAGCCAATTGTTGTGTTGCAAACCAATAGAATTGTTGGGTTTGAAGCGCTCTTACGCTGGCAGCACCCCACGCAAGGTATAGTTTCACCTACGGACTTTATTTCTGCTTTAGAAGCAACAGACGCGATTTCAACTATCGGATGGTGGTCGTTGCGGCAAGCTTGTCAACAGCTACGCCTGTGGCAAGAGTGCTATCCCAAAATTCCTTTGACTGTGAGCGTGAATCTTTCCAGCAGCCAGTTCGCCCATCCAAATCTCGTGGCGCAGTTGGGACTCGTTCTAGAACAGACTGGATTGAATCCTCGAAATTTGCGTCTGGAAATTCCTGAAAGCGCGATCTTATCGGATATTGAATTTGCGAATCAAAGGGTAATAGAACTCAAAGCATTAAATGTAGAATTACAAATTGATAATTTGGGTATTGGCTATTCATTTTTGAGCTTACTGCAAAGGCTCCCCAATCGCATGTGCTATGAAAAATTCGATCGCCTCAGCGTCGATCGTTCCCTCGTCAATCAAATTGATACTGATGAAGAGAGCTTGGAGATTTTACGGACAATCGTGGCGATCTCTCGCAACTTGGGTGTAGAGACAACGGTAACTGGCGTAGAAACTGCGGCTCAGCTAGCACAACTCAACGCTTTAGAATGCCAATACGGACAAGGCTACTTTTTCGCCAAACCCATTAACAAAGATGCTGCCAGTACGCTGATTAATTCACAATTGCAACCCTTATGA
- a CDS encoding ribonuclease Z encodes MQITFLGTSSGVPTRSRNVSSVALRLPQRAEVWLFDCGEGTQHQIMRSDLKISQINRIFVTHMHGDHVFGLMGLLATCGLAGSPHRIDIYGPPKLEEYLRACGRYSQTHLSYPLHVHTVQPGMVYEDEEFTVSCDRLEHRVPAFGYRIAEKDRPGRFDVEKAKALNIPPGRVYGQLKRGETVTLNDGRVIRGVDLCGDTEEGRKLAYCTDTIFCDGAVALAQGADVLIHEATFSHIDAELAFQRLHSTSTMAAQTALAAQVRLLIMTHFSPRYAPGNDIQLQHLLEEARAIFPNTEMAHDFLTYEIPRRRQPEGEKQAAKV; translated from the coding sequence GTGCAGATTACATTTTTAGGAACGAGTTCCGGGGTACCGACGCGATCGCGTAATGTTTCTAGTGTTGCCCTTCGCCTACCGCAACGAGCAGAAGTCTGGCTATTTGACTGCGGGGAAGGAACTCAGCATCAGATTATGCGGAGTGACTTAAAAATTAGCCAAATTAACCGCATTTTCGTCACTCACATGCACGGCGATCATGTTTTTGGCTTAATGGGATTGCTAGCCACCTGTGGTTTAGCGGGTAGCCCGCACCGAATTGATATTTACGGTCCACCAAAGTTAGAAGAGTATCTCCGCGCCTGCGGTCGCTATTCTCAAACTCATCTATCTTACCCGCTGCACGTCCATACAGTACAGCCTGGAATGGTTTACGAAGATGAAGAATTTACAGTGAGTTGCGATCGCTTAGAGCATCGCGTCCCCGCTTTTGGCTATCGGATTGCTGAAAAAGATCGTCCTGGGCGATTCGATGTCGAAAAAGCCAAGGCGTTAAACATCCCTCCTGGGAGAGTATACGGTCAACTGAAGCGGGGTGAAACTGTAACTCTCAATGATGGACGGGTAATTCGGGGAGTCGATCTATGCGGTGACACAGAAGAAGGGCGCAAGCTAGCATACTGCACCGATACAATTTTCTGCGATGGGGCGGTTGCTCTTGCCCAAGGTGCGGACGTACTGATTCACGAAGCGACATTTTCTCATATCGATGCAGAACTCGCTTTTCAACGTTTGCATTCCACATCAACGATGGCAGCACAAACAGCATTAGCTGCCCAAGTAAGACTACTAATCATGACACATTTTAGCCCTCGCTATGCTCCTGGGAATGACATTCAATTGCAACACCTTCTAGAAGAAGCGCGGGCGATCTTTCCCAACACTGAAATGGCACACGACTTTCTAACTTATGAAATTCCCCGTCGTCGCCAACCCGAGGGAGAAAAGCAAGCGGCAAAGGTCTAG
- the cobU gene encoding bifunctional adenosylcobinamide kinase/adenosylcobinamide-phosphate guanylyltransferase: MMPTSPSSRIVLVTGPTKSGKSEWAETLAMQSGKSVIYIATAQNNADDPEWQQRISQHRDRRPAGWLTVEAPENLTETIATAPSCCCLLVDSLGTWVANLLEQDSITWAATEQNLILSLERLDNKDVIVVAEEATWGVVPAYSSGRLFRDRLGQLVRRLGAVANPVYLIVGGHVLNLSLLGSPLPTPLNEKR, from the coding sequence ATGATGCCAACTTCTCCTTCGAGTCGAATTGTACTCGTTACTGGACCAACTAAATCTGGTAAAAGCGAATGGGCAGAAACTCTAGCAATGCAATCTGGAAAATCGGTAATTTACATTGCGACGGCTCAAAACAATGCCGACGATCCTGAGTGGCAACAGCGGATCTCCCAACACCGCGATCGCCGTCCTGCTGGCTGGTTAACCGTAGAAGCGCCAGAAAACTTAACCGAAACAATCGCCACAGCTCCCTCCTGTTGTTGCTTGCTAGTCGATTCGCTTGGAACATGGGTAGCGAATTTGCTGGAGCAGGATAGCATTACTTGGGCAGCAACGGAGCAAAATTTAATCTTAAGTTTAGAGCGCTTAGACAATAAAGATGTAATTGTTGTAGCAGAAGAAGCTACCTGGGGCGTAGTGCCAGCTTATTCAAGCGGCAGGTTGTTTCGCGATCGCTTGGGTCAATTAGTCCGTCGCTTAGGAGCTGTTGCCAACCCCGTTTACCTCATCGTCGGCGGACACGTCCTTAACCTCAGCCTGCTGGGTTCTCCACTACCTACCCCTTTAAACGAGAAACGATAG
- a CDS encoding Uma2 family endonuclease: MNISQVELPTDTWVKASWDEYIQIIENPQLEKAKGYYFNERMRIEMPPVGNDHASDHSIVNHAVHLWAGIKGIDLNGKDNCTYRKTGIREAQPDVSYYIGGNAEAIPWGTTIISLDLYPPPTLAIEVANTSLSDDKGEKRLLYEQLGVAEYWIVDVKNIEIFAFSVANGGSRRIPQSQVLLGLEIALLEEALRRTREMNHGRVSAWLLSQFQQ, encoded by the coding sequence ATGAATATCTCGCAAGTCGAGCTACCAACCGATACCTGGGTGAAAGCTAGTTGGGATGAGTACATTCAGATAATTGAAAATCCGCAATTAGAGAAAGCCAAGGGCTACTATTTCAACGAAAGGATGAGAATTGAAATGCCACCAGTGGGAAACGACCATGCTAGCGACCATTCAATAGTTAATCATGCCGTTCACCTATGGGCAGGGATAAAAGGCATAGATTTAAATGGTAAAGATAACTGTACCTACCGGAAAACAGGTATTCGAGAAGCACAGCCCGACGTGTCTTACTATATTGGTGGCAATGCCGAAGCAATTCCTTGGGGAACGACAATTATCAGTCTCGATCTTTATCCACCACCAACTTTAGCGATCGAGGTGGCTAATACTTCTCTATCAGATGATAAAGGCGAAAAGCGTCTGCTTTACGAACAGTTAGGAGTAGCAGAATATTGGATTGTCGATGTAAAAAATATTGAAATTTTTGCTTTTTCTGTTGCCAATGGTGGTAGTAGAAGAATTCCTCAGTCTCAAGTTTTACTAGGTTTAGAAATTGCTTTATTAGAAGAAGCTTTGCGGCGAACTCGTGAGATGAATCACGGTAGAGTTAGCGCGTGGTTATTGTCTCAGTTTCAACAATAG
- a CDS encoding sodium-dependent bicarbonate transport family permease, with amino-acid sequence MDVSLIASNVLSPPVLFFFLGMLAVFLKSDLEIPQPLPKLFSLYLLFAIGFKGGNELVKSGVSQEVILTLLAAVMMACIVPIYTFFILKVKLDLYNAAAIAATYGSISAVTFITAGSFLTELGIDFSGYMVAALALMESPAIIVGLLLVKIFAIDKQDGDFSWSEVLQEAFLNSSVFLLVGSLIIGAVSGEKGWKVEEPFTQGIFYGVLTFFLLDMGLVAAGRIKDLGKTGTFLISFSILIPIVNAAIGILLAKAIGMPQGNALLFSVLCASASYIAVPAAMRMTLPEANPSLYVTAALALTFPFNIIVGIPLYLYGINLLWG; translated from the coding sequence ATGGATGTAAGCTTGATCGCGTCTAACGTCCTGAGTCCGCCAGTGCTGTTCTTTTTTCTGGGGATGTTAGCTGTTTTTCTCAAATCAGATTTAGAAATTCCTCAACCATTACCTAAACTTTTTTCGCTTTATCTCCTATTTGCCATTGGGTTTAAAGGAGGAAACGAACTTGTCAAAAGCGGAGTCAGCCAAGAAGTCATACTCACCCTTTTGGCAGCGGTGATGATGGCTTGTATCGTGCCGATTTATACATTCTTTATTCTCAAAGTCAAACTCGACTTATATAACGCAGCTGCGATCGCGGCTACCTATGGTTCTATCAGTGCTGTCACCTTTATTACTGCTGGTTCTTTTCTGACTGAACTGGGAATTGATTTTAGCGGTTACATGGTAGCGGCTTTAGCTTTGATGGAATCCCCAGCAATTATTGTCGGACTGCTTTTAGTAAAAATATTTGCGATCGACAAGCAAGACGGCGATTTTTCTTGGTCGGAAGTTTTGCAAGAAGCTTTTCTCAATAGTTCGGTCTTTCTTTTAGTTGGTAGCCTAATAATAGGTGCAGTGTCAGGAGAAAAAGGCTGGAAGGTAGAAGAACCATTTACTCAAGGCATATTTTACGGAGTCCTGACCTTCTTTTTGCTAGATATGGGATTAGTTGCTGCTGGAAGAATCAAAGATCTAGGTAAAACTGGTACGTTTTTGATTTCTTTCTCTATATTGATACCAATAGTTAATGCGGCAATTGGCATACTTTTAGCAAAAGCGATCGGGATGCCGCAGGGAAATGCACTTTTATTTTCGGTATTGTGTGCCAGTGCCTCTTATATAGCGGTTCCAGCTGCTATGAGAATGACGCTACCAGAAGCCAATCCCAGCCTTTACGTGACTGCCGCTCTAGCACTGACATTTCCCTTCAATATCATTGTGGGAATTCCTTTGTATTTGTACGGCATCAACCTGCTTTGGGGGTAA
- a CDS encoding P-II family nitrogen regulator: MHAVKRIEVLADSIELPKILAGLDKAGIIGHTVIRNAIGRSPGADATQLDNVYIIAFCMPEQIKPVIENVRPILNKFGGACYISDAMEIRSVRCIASL; this comes from the coding sequence ATGCACGCAGTGAAGAGAATAGAAGTCCTTGCCGATTCGATAGAGCTGCCAAAAATTTTAGCAGGTTTGGATAAGGCAGGCATCATCGGACACACCGTCATCCGAAATGCGATCGGTAGAAGTCCTGGTGCAGATGCAACACAGCTTGATAATGTCTACATTATTGCTTTTTGTATGCCAGAACAGATTAAGCCAGTCATAGAAAATGTTCGACCGATCCTGAATAAATTCGGCGGTGCTTGTTATATCTCCGATGCAATGGAGATTCGTTCTGTTAGATGTATTGCTTCGCTATAG
- a CDS encoding carbonic anhydrase gives MSRQNQFIDRRQFLKIAGVGVSVAASSLLGGEPAQAAVIEDIEPDSPNTALQRLLAGNQRFVQQKLEHPHQSQTRLHEVATAQHPFATLLSCADSRVPAEILFDLGIGDLFDVRIAGNIVTTEALGSLEYAAAMLGTPLIMVLGHERCGAVTAAVKGKPLPGQISSFAKAIEPAITTLSSANAQLNNKSNSKSESDLIENAVVANVLYQVKKLERSDLLMQLVGEGKLKIVGGRYDLDTGTVAIVT, from the coding sequence ATGAGTCGTCAGAATCAGTTTATCGATCGCCGTCAGTTTTTGAAGATAGCGGGTGTTGGTGTTAGTGTTGCTGCGAGTAGCTTACTTGGTGGCGAACCAGCACAAGCCGCAGTTATAGAGGATATTGAACCAGATAGTCCTAATACAGCATTGCAAAGGTTGCTAGCGGGAAATCAACGTTTCGTGCAGCAAAAGCTGGAACATCCGCATCAATCGCAGACACGCTTGCATGAAGTGGCTACAGCACAGCATCCGTTTGCGACTCTCCTAAGTTGTGCTGATTCTCGCGTTCCGGCAGAAATTTTGTTCGATTTGGGAATTGGCGATTTGTTTGACGTGCGAATTGCTGGCAATATTGTCACTACTGAAGCACTTGGCAGCCTAGAATATGCCGCAGCAATGTTAGGGACTCCCTTAATTATGGTACTAGGTCACGAGCGATGCGGTGCAGTGACAGCAGCAGTCAAAGGCAAGCCACTCCCCGGACAAATTAGTAGTTTTGCAAAAGCGATCGAACCCGCGATAACTACGTTAAGCTCCGCTAACGCGCAACTTAATAATAAATCAAATAGTAAATCGGAAAGCGATTTAATTGAAAATGCCGTTGTAGCAAACGTGCTATATCAAGTAAAAAAATTAGAGCGATCGGATCTTTTAATGCAACTGGTAGGGGAAGGCAAATTGAAAATTGTTGGGGGACGGTACGATTTAGACACGGGAACAGTAGCGATTGTGACTTGA
- a CDS encoding Uma2 family endonuclease: protein MPTSAISLYLEPGQKATLQPVTWQGFEEILSELGERRSARIAYANEILEIMAPLPEHERAKVLLADLVKIILKIQKRQWEPLGSTTFKREEMKAGVEPDDCFYIQNYKAVIGKDRLNLSIDPPPDLALETDVTSKTELDAYTALGVPELWIYEKGKLKINLLQAGKYVESETSSTFPNLEIIQIIPQFMQRAKEVGVSQTLEEFEMFIRGDRTPPLT, encoded by the coding sequence ATGCCAACATCTGCTATCAGCTTATATTTAGAACCAGGTCAAAAAGCTACTTTGCAACCTGTGACTTGGCAAGGATTTGAGGAAATTCTGTCTGAGTTAGGAGAACGGCGTTCGGCGCGAATTGCTTACGCTAATGAAATTCTAGAAATTATGGCTCCATTACCGGAACATGAAAGAGCTAAAGTTTTGTTGGCAGATTTAGTCAAAATTATCCTGAAAATACAGAAACGACAATGGGAACCTCTTGGTTCTACTACTTTTAAACGAGAGGAGATGAAAGCGGGTGTTGAGCCGGATGATTGCTTCTACATTCAAAATTACAAAGCTGTAATTGGTAAAGATCGGCTGAATTTGTCAATAGATCCGCCACCCGATTTAGCACTTGAAACCGATGTGACTTCTAAAACTGAACTCGATGCTTATACAGCTTTGGGAGTACCAGAATTATGGATTTATGAAAAAGGAAAGCTAAAAATCAATCTGTTGCAAGCTGGTAAGTATGTAGAGTCTGAAACTAGTTCAACATTTCCTAATTTAGAAATTATTCAAATTATCCCTCAATTTATGCAACGAGCAAAAGAGGTTGGTGTTAGTCAGACTTTAGAAGAGTTTGAGATGTTTATTAGAGGCGATCGCACCCCTCCTCTAACTTGA
- a CDS encoding CO2 hydration protein, whose protein sequence is MVSITNKPTSHPLAEYIQRLQTGEALLADTPENVLEVVGILKSYGVVLDAYWRNLIYISENQFLVFFPFFKYFNGEFSIRKLLRHWWHDRINFEYAEYCMKAMFWHGGGGLDAYLDTLEFKERAAAAIQAKFTNNPLVLGLNQLFPEFLPELVRQQAYYSGLGQFWHIMSDMFLKLSDRYDRGEIKTIPQVVEHILNGLVADANTPITYKVKIKGKEYEIIPKSAGLTFLPDTAVPYVEAVFFRGTPFQGTISYNAQAHQIPPDQARFAYGALYADPLPIGGAGIPPTLLMQDMRHYLPEYLHEVYRRTKRGEDDLRVQICMTFQKSMFCVTTAAILGLMPYPANTEDPSEQQANIAYLENWMDRFMTSRLLDVNR, encoded by the coding sequence ATGGTTAGCATCACTAATAAGCCTACCAGCCATCCCTTGGCAGAATACATTCAAAGATTACAGACAGGAGAAGCTTTACTTGCAGATACTCCTGAAAATGTTTTAGAAGTTGTAGGAATTCTCAAAAGCTACGGTGTAGTTTTAGATGCCTACTGGCGAAATTTAATATATATCTCAGAAAATCAGTTTTTAGTCTTTTTTCCCTTTTTCAAGTATTTCAACGGAGAATTTTCTATTAGGAAATTACTCCGTCATTGGTGGCACGATCGGATCAATTTTGAATACGCTGAATACTGCATGAAAGCTATGTTCTGGCATGGTGGCGGCGGTTTAGATGCTTATTTAGATACGCTGGAATTTAAAGAACGAGCAGCAGCAGCTATTCAAGCCAAGTTTACAAACAATCCTTTGGTTTTGGGATTAAACCAGCTTTTCCCCGAATTTTTACCAGAATTGGTGCGCCAGCAAGCTTATTACAGCGGCTTGGGTCAATTTTGGCACATCATGAGCGATATGTTTTTGAAGCTGAGCGATCGCTACGATCGCGGTGAAATCAAAACTATTCCGCAGGTAGTCGAGCATATCTTAAATGGTTTGGTCGCCGATGCCAATACACCAATTACTTACAAGGTAAAAATTAAAGGCAAAGAGTACGAAATTATTCCCAAAAGTGCGGGTTTAACTTTTCTTCCCGATACAGCCGTACCCTACGTAGAAGCGGTTTTCTTCCGAGGCACGCCGTTTCAAGGGACAATTTCTTACAACGCTCAAGCACATCAAATTCCCCCCGATCAAGCGCGATTTGCTTACGGTGCGTTGTATGCAGATCCATTACCAATTGGTGGTGCTGGCATTCCTCCGACGCTGTTAATGCAGGATATGCGGCACTACTTACCCGAATATTTGCATGAGGTTTACCGTCGTACAAAGCGCGGAGAAGATGACTTGCGGGTACAAATTTGTATGACTTTCCAAAAGTCGATGTTCTGTGTCACCACAGCCGCAATTTTAGGGTTGATGCCTTATCCGGCAAATACTGAAGATCCGTCAGAACAGCAGGCAAATATAGCTTACCTCGAAAATTGGATGGATCGATTTATGACTTCGCGCTTATTAGATGTAAATAGATAG